One genomic region from Amycolatopsis sp. FBCC-B4732 encodes:
- the fadD8 gene encoding fatty-acid--CoA ligase FadD8, with protein MEGSPMDEQAMRYPNHLGHLVVSALKRHRDKPVMVLGDTTLTGGRTAEQVSQYAQAFEALGAGTGAPVALLSLNRPEVLLVIASGQVQGSRRTALHPLGSLDDHAYILADAGITTLIIDPVPAFVGRALGLLEKVPGLTRVLTIGPVPDALSHVGKDLTAAAAGFEPRPLVPVELPPDQVVSITYTGGTTGKPKGVMGTARAMTTMTQIQLSEWEWPEAPKFLICTPLSHAGAAFFAPTLLKGGSLVVLPKFDVAEVLRVIEEQRITATMLVPTMLYALMDHPDSRTRDLSSLQTVYYGAASINPVRLREAIDRFGPIFAQYYGQSEAPMAISYLAKGDHDDARLASCGRPSAFLRTALLGPDGAPVAPGEPGEICVAGPLLAGGYWNLPEVTAETFRDGWLHTGDVAREDEDGFWFIVDRVKDMIVTGGFNVFPREVEDVVAEHPAVAQVGVIGTPDEKWGEAVTAVVVLREALDEAAIERLTTEIQAAVRERKGPVHVPKQVIVAASLPMTGLGKPDKKALRAQYEPRSAAV; from the coding sequence GTGGAAGGGAGCCCGATGGACGAGCAGGCGATGCGGTACCCGAACCACCTCGGACACCTCGTCGTGTCCGCCCTCAAGCGCCACCGGGACAAGCCCGTGATGGTGCTCGGCGACACCACGCTGACCGGGGGCCGGACCGCCGAACAGGTCAGCCAGTACGCCCAGGCCTTCGAAGCGCTCGGGGCCGGCACCGGGGCACCCGTGGCGCTGCTGTCGCTGAACCGGCCCGAAGTCCTGCTCGTCATCGCCTCCGGGCAGGTGCAGGGCTCGCGGCGGACCGCGCTGCACCCGCTGGGCTCGCTCGACGACCACGCCTACATCCTCGCCGACGCCGGCATCACCACGCTGATCATCGACCCGGTGCCCGCCTTCGTCGGCCGCGCGCTCGGCCTCCTGGAGAAGGTGCCCGGGCTGACCCGGGTGCTCACCATCGGACCGGTGCCGGACGCACTGTCCCACGTCGGCAAGGACCTGACCGCGGCCGCCGCCGGGTTCGAGCCGCGGCCGCTCGTGCCGGTCGAGCTGCCGCCGGACCAGGTCGTGTCCATCACCTACACCGGCGGCACCACGGGGAAACCCAAGGGCGTCATGGGTACCGCGCGGGCGATGACCACGATGACCCAGATCCAGCTTTCCGAGTGGGAGTGGCCGGAAGCGCCGAAGTTCCTCATCTGCACCCCGCTTTCCCACGCCGGCGCGGCGTTCTTCGCGCCGACGCTGCTCAAGGGCGGCTCCCTGGTCGTGCTGCCGAAGTTCGACGTCGCCGAAGTGCTGCGCGTCATCGAAGAGCAGCGGATCACCGCCACCATGCTGGTGCCGACCATGCTCTACGCCCTGATGGACCACCCCGACTCGCGCACCCGCGACCTCTCGTCGCTGCAGACGGTCTACTACGGGGCGGCGTCGATCAACCCGGTGCGGCTGCGCGAGGCGATCGACCGGTTCGGGCCGATCTTCGCGCAGTACTACGGCCAGTCCGAAGCCCCGATGGCGATCAGCTACCTCGCCAAGGGCGACCACGACGACGCGCGGCTGGCGTCCTGCGGGCGGCCGTCGGCCTTCCTCCGCACGGCGCTCCTCGGCCCCGACGGCGCCCCGGTGGCCCCCGGCGAGCCCGGCGAGATCTGCGTTGCCGGGCCGCTGCTGGCCGGCGGCTACTGGAACCTGCCGGAAGTCACCGCCGAGACCTTCCGCGACGGCTGGCTGCACACCGGCGACGTCGCCCGCGAGGACGAGGACGGGTTCTGGTTCATCGTCGACCGGGTCAAGGACATGATCGTCACCGGCGGGTTCAACGTGTTCCCCCGCGAGGTGGAGGACGTCGTCGCCGAGCACCCCGCGGTCGCGCAGGTCGGCGTGATCGGCACGCCGGACGAGAAGTGGGGCGAGGCCGTGACGGCGGTCGTCGTCCTGCGCGAAGCCCTGGACGAGGCCGCGATCGAGCGTCTCACCACCGAGATCCAAGCGGCGGTACGGGAGCGCAAGGGCCCGGTGCACGTCCCCAAACAGGTGATCGTCGCCGCTTCCCTGCCGATGACGGGGCTGGGCAAGCCGGACAAGAAGGCGCTCCGCGCTCAGTACGAGCCCCGCAGCGCCGCCGTGTAG
- a CDS encoding RNA polymerase sigma-70 factor, protein MEDLDDAAAVFGEVRPRLFGIAYRMLGSAVDAEDLLQDVWLRWQASDRAAVLNPAAYLATTTTRLAINATKTAYARHETYVGPWLPEPVDTAADPQLGAERGSVLELAVLLLLEKLTPTERAAYVLREAFDYPYREIADIVQTSEAAARQLVSRARKHLAAGRRTPAGLPEQRRLLTAFVAAAQAGDLAALEELFAADVISYSDGGGAARASRIPVRGATTVAKYIRAFATRFWAGVSVTPAFVNGAHAMLLSRDGEVFTVLTVTASGEGIDQVLWMMNPGKLAAV, encoded by the coding sequence GTGGAGGATCTCGACGACGCCGCCGCCGTGTTCGGTGAGGTGCGGCCGCGGCTGTTCGGCATCGCCTACCGCATGCTCGGCAGCGCCGTCGACGCCGAGGACCTCCTGCAAGATGTCTGGCTGCGCTGGCAGGCGAGCGACCGGGCCGCGGTGCTCAACCCCGCCGCCTACCTCGCCACGACCACCACCCGGCTGGCGATCAACGCCACCAAGACCGCCTACGCGCGCCACGAAACCTACGTCGGCCCGTGGCTGCCGGAGCCGGTCGACACCGCCGCCGACCCGCAGCTGGGTGCCGAACGGGGTTCCGTGCTCGAGCTCGCCGTGCTCCTCCTGCTGGAAAAGCTCACCCCGACCGAGCGCGCGGCCTACGTGCTGCGCGAAGCGTTCGACTACCCGTACCGCGAGATCGCCGACATCGTGCAGACGTCGGAAGCCGCGGCCCGCCAGCTGGTGAGCCGCGCGCGCAAGCACCTGGCGGCCGGGCGCCGCACGCCCGCCGGGCTGCCCGAGCAGCGCCGCCTGCTGACCGCGTTCGTCGCCGCGGCCCAGGCCGGCGACCTGGCGGCGCTGGAGGAGCTCTTCGCCGCCGACGTCATCAGTTACTCCGACGGCGGGGGAGCGGCCCGGGCTTCGCGCATCCCGGTGCGCGGCGCGACCACGGTGGCGAAGTACATCCGCGCGTTCGCCACCCGGTTCTGGGCCGGTGTCTCGGTGACGCCGGCGTTCGTCAACGGCGCGCACGCCATGCTGCTCTCGCGGGACGGCGAAGTCTTCACCGTGCTCACCGTCACCGCGTCCGGCGAAGGCATCGACCAGGTGCTGTGGATGATGAACCCGGGCAAGCTCGCCGCCGTATAA
- a CDS encoding SDR family oxidoreductase, giving the protein MKVVVIGGTGLIGTALVARLAGHGHEAVPAAPSTGVNTLTGEGLKEVLRGADVVVDVSNSPSFADDDVMAFFTTSTRNIVEAAKDAGAGHYVALSVVGTDRQPGVGYFRAKLAQEELITTAGLPFSIVRATQFFEFAGGIADTSTTDGVVRLPGAGVQPMAAAEVSAAVGRTAAGTPVGGVTEVAGPEVFGLDEWVRRVLTARSDPREVVTDPAAPYFGAVPGPEDLLPGPGAQLAETTLATWLTRS; this is encoded by the coding sequence ATGAAGGTCGTCGTCATCGGCGGGACCGGTCTGATCGGCACCGCCCTGGTCGCGAGGCTGGCCGGGCACGGGCACGAGGCGGTGCCCGCCGCGCCGAGCACCGGCGTGAACACGCTCACCGGAGAGGGCCTCAAGGAGGTGCTGCGGGGCGCGGACGTCGTCGTCGACGTGTCGAACTCGCCGTCGTTCGCCGACGACGACGTGATGGCCTTCTTCACCACCTCGACCCGGAACATCGTCGAGGCCGCGAAGGACGCGGGCGCCGGGCACTACGTCGCGCTCTCGGTGGTCGGCACGGACCGCCAGCCCGGCGTCGGGTACTTCCGCGCCAAGCTCGCGCAGGAGGAGCTGATCACCACGGCCGGCCTGCCGTTCTCGATCGTGCGCGCCACGCAGTTCTTCGAGTTCGCCGGCGGCATCGCGGACACCTCGACCACCGACGGCGTGGTCCGGCTGCCCGGCGCGGGCGTGCAGCCGATGGCGGCCGCGGAGGTCTCGGCCGCCGTCGGCCGGACCGCCGCGGGGACGCCGGTCGGCGGCGTCACCGAGGTGGCGGGCCCCGAGGTGTTCGGCCTCGACGAGTGGGTCCGTCGCGTGCTGACCGCGCGTTCCGACCCACGCGAGGTGGTCACCGACCCGGCGGCGCCGTACTTCGGAGCCGTCCCGGGGCCGGAAGACCTGCTGCCCGGCCCGGGCGCGCAGCTGGCGGAGACGACCCTCGCCACCTGGCTGACCCGGTCGTGA
- a CDS encoding nuclear transport factor 2 family protein, which yields MSSFRKAVEARDPEAMAATLAESVVFRSPVAFKPYPGKAITAAILRGVLRVFEDFRYVRELSGDEGRDHALVFEARIGDVRVEGCDFLHLDADGLIDEFTVMVRPLSAAQALAEAMAAQFEQIQREALN from the coding sequence ATGAGCAGCTTCCGCAAGGCCGTCGAAGCCCGTGATCCCGAGGCCATGGCCGCGACGCTCGCGGAGAGCGTCGTGTTCCGCAGCCCGGTGGCGTTCAAGCCCTACCCCGGCAAGGCGATCACCGCCGCGATCCTGCGGGGTGTCCTGCGCGTCTTCGAAGATTTCCGTTACGTGCGCGAGCTGAGCGGCGACGAGGGCCGGGACCACGCGCTCGTCTTCGAAGCCCGGATCGGGGACGTGCGGGTCGAGGGCTGCGACTTCCTGCACCTCGACGCCGATGGCCTGATCGACGAGTTCACGGTGATGGTCCGCCCGCTGTCGGCGGCGCAGGCACTGGCCGAGGCGATGGCGGCTCAGTTCGAGCAGATTCAGCGCGAAGCACTCAACTAA
- a CDS encoding PadR family transcriptional regulator, with protein sequence MALRHALMAALLEGEASGYDLAKGFDASVANFWAATPQQLYRELDRMATGGLVAARLVHQERRPDKRLFSLTEAGRRALREFTARQPRPGVIRDELMVQVQAVDEGDDAAVQAALEERMARAEAKIARYERLRARLLDGRFEDDYLAEAERIGPYLTLMRGLAFERENLRWCEQSLKILRRRAAGA encoded by the coding sequence ATGGCACTGCGCCACGCCCTGATGGCGGCGCTGCTCGAAGGCGAGGCGTCGGGCTACGACCTCGCGAAGGGTTTCGACGCCTCGGTGGCGAACTTCTGGGCGGCGACCCCGCAGCAGCTCTACCGCGAACTCGACCGGATGGCGACCGGCGGCCTGGTCGCGGCCCGGCTCGTGCACCAGGAACGCCGTCCGGACAAGCGCCTGTTCTCGCTGACCGAGGCCGGGCGCCGGGCGTTGCGCGAGTTCACCGCGCGCCAGCCCCGCCCGGGCGTGATCCGCGACGAGCTCATGGTCCAGGTGCAAGCGGTGGACGAGGGCGACGACGCAGCGGTGCAGGCCGCGCTCGAGGAGCGGATGGCCCGCGCGGAAGCCAAGATCGCCCGCTACGAGCGGCTCCGCGCGCGGCTGCTGGACGGCCGCTTCGAAGACGACTACCTCGCCGAGGCGGAGCGGATCGGGCCGTACCTGACGCTGATGCGCGGGCTGGCGTTCGAGCGCGAGAACCTGCGCTGGTGCGAGCAGTCCCTGAAGATCCTGCGGCGCCGCGCGGCCGGCGCCTAG
- a CDS encoding response regulator transcription factor: MTVKVVLLEDEELVRSGIRMILESADDVEVVAEDTDGSRAVELTDRHRPDVVLTDVQMPKVDGLEVVKRLAGHPAAPAVVVLTTFDVDEYVYTALRHGAAGFLLKDTPPRELVTAVRVAARGEAMLSPKITKRLLADFASGGGSVQARARLSVLTPREHDVAVHIGRGQSNAEIAKALVVSESTIKVHIGRIMAKLAAANRTQVAILVHDAGLS; this comes from the coding sequence ATGACGGTGAAGGTCGTGCTGCTGGAGGACGAGGAACTCGTCCGCAGCGGCATCCGGATGATCCTCGAGTCGGCCGACGACGTCGAGGTGGTGGCCGAGGACACCGACGGCTCGCGCGCGGTCGAGCTGACCGACCGCCACCGGCCGGACGTCGTGCTCACCGACGTCCAGATGCCGAAGGTCGACGGCCTCGAGGTGGTCAAGCGGCTGGCCGGCCACCCGGCGGCGCCCGCGGTGGTCGTGCTGACGACGTTCGACGTCGACGAGTACGTCTACACGGCGCTGCGCCACGGCGCGGCGGGCTTCCTGCTCAAGGACACCCCGCCCCGCGAGCTGGTGACGGCGGTCCGGGTGGCGGCCCGCGGCGAGGCGATGCTGTCCCCGAAGATCACCAAGCGCCTGCTCGCGGACTTCGCCTCGGGCGGCGGGAGCGTCCAGGCCAGGGCCCGGCTGTCGGTGCTGACGCCGCGGGAGCACGACGTCGCCGTCCACATCGGACGCGGCCAGAGCAACGCGGAGATCGCGAAGGCGCTCGTGGTGAGCGAGTCGACGATCAAAGTCCACATCGGACGCATCATGGCCAAGCTCGCGGCGGCGAACCGCACCCAGGTGGCGATCCTGGTCCACGACGCCGGCTTGAGCTGA
- a CDS encoding sensor histidine kinase, with protein sequence MRRALVWWDGRALLLALDVAVAAAIIAVTLAGGDPRDPHPALYVPAVVVSGLALLVRRRWPFLVLLVAVACMPAGVTLLPLMVAQYSVAVRYGVSVVTGLAVVIAGIAGNVVPVLRAPESFTLLVLVLGFFVLGPVLAGLWMHQRAALLTVLRERADEAERTRTLLADQAVFAERRRIAREMHDVVAHRVTAVALQAGALSLRAPDEKTEQAAETIRATSASALDELRDILRVLRDDAVEVPGAGVLASLEDLVEEVTATGARVELALPDPLPVVPDQVGRAVYRVVQEALTNAGKHAPHAAVDVRLDVTGDRLAVEVTNRLTPHGSAVPGSGYGLVGMRERVELAGGDLRTGPAGDGRFRVLARFPVGREAR encoded by the coding sequence ATGAGGCGAGCGCTGGTGTGGTGGGACGGGCGCGCCCTCCTGCTCGCGCTCGACGTCGCCGTGGCCGCCGCCATCATCGCGGTCACCCTCGCCGGCGGTGACCCGCGTGACCCGCACCCGGCGCTCTACGTGCCGGCGGTGGTCGTCTCGGGGCTCGCGCTGCTCGTGCGGCGGCGCTGGCCGTTCCTGGTGCTGCTGGTCGCGGTCGCGTGCATGCCGGCCGGAGTGACGCTGCTGCCGCTGATGGTGGCGCAGTACTCGGTCGCCGTCCGGTACGGCGTGAGCGTCGTGACCGGGCTGGCGGTCGTCATCGCCGGGATCGCCGGGAACGTCGTGCCGGTGCTGCGGGCGCCGGAGAGCTTCACGCTGCTGGTGCTCGTGCTGGGCTTCTTCGTGCTCGGCCCGGTGCTGGCCGGCCTGTGGATGCACCAGCGCGCCGCCCTGCTGACCGTGCTGCGGGAGCGGGCCGACGAAGCCGAGCGCACCCGCACACTGCTGGCCGACCAGGCGGTCTTCGCCGAGCGGCGGCGGATCGCGCGGGAGATGCACGACGTCGTCGCCCACCGCGTGACGGCCGTCGCGCTGCAGGCCGGCGCGCTGTCGCTGCGGGCGCCGGACGAGAAGACCGAGCAGGCCGCCGAGACGATCCGGGCCACCAGCGCGTCCGCGCTCGACGAGCTGCGGGACATCCTGCGCGTGCTGCGCGACGACGCCGTCGAGGTGCCGGGCGCCGGGGTGCTCGCGTCGCTGGAAGACCTGGTGGAAGAGGTCACCGCGACCGGTGCGCGGGTCGAGCTGGCGCTGCCCGACCCGCTGCCCGTGGTGCCGGACCAGGTCGGCCGCGCCGTCTACCGGGTCGTGCAGGAAGCGCTGACCAACGCGGGCAAGCACGCGCCGCACGCGGCGGTCGACGTCCGGCTGGACGTCACCGGTGACCGGCTCGCGGTGGAGGTGACCAACCGGCTCACCCCGCACGGCAGCGCCGTCCCGGGGTCCGGCTACGGGCTGGTCGGCATGCGGGAGCGGGTGGAACTGGCGGGCGGCGACCTGCGGACGGGCCCCGCGGGCGACGGCCGGTTCCGGGTGCTGGCCCGGTTCCCGGTGGGAAGGGAAGCACGATGA
- a CDS encoding ABC transporter ATP-binding protein: MIVAEGLTKTYRGGTGVSGLSFTVRPGVVTGFLGPNGAGKSTTIRLMLGLTRGAGRTTFGGRAYADVPGPLRTVGVLTDAAAVHPARTAAAHLRMVAAGGGLPARRVREVLAAVGLESAANRPAGRFSLGMKQRLGLATALLGDPEYLVLDEPATGLDPEAVRWIRDLLRGLAGEGRTILASSHLLAEVSLLAEDVIVIGAGRLVSAGPLEEFVREHARADVVVRASQPSVLLVALARDGLRVRQETAGELVVETADTGRVAAVAARAGVAVHELFVRRSGLEDAFLAATAAAVRYRGVGS, translated from the coding sequence ATGATCGTCGCGGAGGGGCTGACCAAGACCTACCGCGGCGGCACCGGCGTCTCCGGGCTTTCGTTCACCGTGCGGCCCGGCGTCGTCACCGGCTTCCTCGGCCCCAACGGCGCCGGCAAGTCGACGACCATCCGCCTGATGCTCGGCCTGACCCGCGGCGCGGGCCGGACCACGTTCGGTGGGCGGGCTTACGCGGACGTCCCCGGTCCACTGCGGACGGTCGGCGTGCTCACCGACGCCGCCGCGGTGCACCCGGCGCGGACGGCCGCCGCGCACCTGCGGATGGTCGCCGCGGGCGGCGGCCTGCCCGCCCGGCGGGTCCGGGAGGTCCTGGCGGCCGTCGGGCTGGAGTCGGCCGCGAACCGGCCCGCCGGCCGCTTCAGCCTCGGCATGAAGCAGCGGCTCGGCCTGGCCACGGCGCTGCTCGGCGACCCGGAGTACCTGGTCCTGGACGAGCCGGCCACCGGCCTGGATCCGGAGGCAGTGCGGTGGATCCGGGATCTGCTGCGCGGGTTGGCGGGGGAGGGGCGCACGATCCTCGCGTCTTCGCACCTGCTCGCCGAGGTGTCCCTGCTCGCGGAGGACGTGATCGTGATCGGCGCCGGGCGGCTCGTCTCGGCCGGGCCGCTGGAGGAGTTCGTGCGGGAACACGCGCGGGCCGATGTCGTGGTGCGCGCCTCACAGCCCAGCGTGCTGCTGGTGGCGCTGGCCCGCGACGGCCTGCGCGTGAGGCAGGAGACGGCGGGCGAACTGGTCGTGGAGACGGCGGACACCGGCCGGGTGGCCGCGGTCGCCGCGCGTGCCGGGGTGGCCGTGCACGAGCTGTTCGTGCGGCGCAGCGGCCTGGAGGACGCCTTCCTGGCCGCGACCGCGGCGGCCGTGCGGTACCGGGGGGTGGGGTCGTGA
- a CDS encoding PLD nuclease N-terminal domain-containing protein produces the protein MHPADLVQGHEQTWSWLLLGLTGAVVLAFVVLFLSALVSILGSRLTGGMKLVWVIFAFCAPFLGSLLWFAVGRRDAYLPARR, from the coding sequence ATGCACCCGGCCGACTTGGTCCAAGGCCACGAACAAACCTGGTCGTGGCTCCTGCTCGGCCTGACCGGCGCCGTCGTGCTGGCCTTCGTCGTGCTGTTCCTGTCCGCGCTCGTCAGCATCCTCGGCTCGCGGCTGACCGGGGGCATGAAGCTCGTCTGGGTGATCTTCGCCTTCTGCGCGCCGTTCCTCGGCAGCCTGCTGTGGTTCGCGGTCGGCCGGCGTGACGCCTACCTGCCGGCCCGCCGATGA
- a CDS encoding transposase family protein, translating into MVAESIRRHRGRLRSRWRKATPAGQALAVLRHDPRLADLGGGTGVSASTVRRRVLKVIALLAARCGQAALPTSPPPAGCGSGNVSTPGA; encoded by the coding sequence ATGGTCGCCGAGTCGATCCGCCGCCACCGAGGTCGGCTGCGCTCACGCTGGCGCAAAGCCACCCCCGCCGGACAGGCGCTGGCCGTGCTGCGTCACGACCCGCGCCTGGCCGACCTCGGCGGCGGCACGGGTGTGTCGGCCTCCACGGTGCGGCGCCGGGTCCTGAAAGTCATCGCCCTGCTCGCCGCCCGGTGCGGCCAGGCCGCACTGCCGACATCACCGCCGCCCGCCGGCTGCGGATCCGGGAACGTCTCCACACCCGGGGCCTGA
- a CDS encoding beta-galactosidase family protein: MSRRSFLGGAAAITAGAVLAGPAGAAGRRGLSVSGEEFLLDGKPFQIVSGAIHYFRIHPDQWRDRLLRLKALGLNTVETYVPWNFHQPKPGRADFGGWRDLPAFLRLAGELGFPVIVRPSPYICAEWEFGGLPAWLLADRDLELRCADPAYLEAVDAWYDQLIPRLAPLEAQHGGPIVAVQIENEYGSYGNDTSYLAHLRDGLRSRGMTSLLFAADGASDFFLRFGSLPGTFEAGTGDGDPASGLAALKAFQPGKPALMAEYWDGWFDHWGEQHNTRDAAQMASYVDSLLATGASVNLYMACGGTNFGFTAGANTSGTTYQPTVTSYDYDSPVGEAGDLGAKFAALRPVLTKYTGVVAPAPGPSARLAARTLTASGAVPLLDSLDALAKPVRSAQPVPMERLGQATGLIHYRTAVQGPHSGPLSIHGLADRALVFADGSPLGVLDRNRPAGTLDLTLTKPSTRLDILVDAMGRVNYGPYLADRKGIDGWVAMSTQQKLFGWEIRPLPLDDLSGLRFGSGSVAGPAFHRFTTDITAPEDGFVALPGWEKGVVWLNGFNLGRYWKIGPQRTLYAPKPLWRKGTNSIVVLELHEPGPTIELRPVPDLG, translated from the coding sequence GTGAGCAGGCGGAGCTTCCTCGGCGGCGCGGCGGCGATCACGGCCGGCGCGGTGCTGGCCGGTCCGGCGGGCGCGGCGGGACGGCGCGGCCTGAGCGTGTCCGGCGAAGAGTTCCTGCTGGACGGGAAGCCGTTCCAGATCGTGTCGGGGGCGATCCACTACTTCCGGATCCACCCGGACCAGTGGCGCGACCGGCTCCTGCGGCTGAAGGCGCTGGGGCTCAACACCGTCGAGACGTACGTGCCGTGGAACTTCCACCAGCCGAAGCCGGGCCGCGCCGACTTCGGCGGGTGGCGCGACCTGCCCGCGTTCCTCCGGCTCGCGGGGGAGCTCGGGTTCCCGGTGATCGTGCGGCCCAGTCCGTACATCTGCGCGGAGTGGGAGTTCGGCGGGCTTCCGGCGTGGCTGCTGGCCGACCGGGACCTGGAGCTGCGCTGCGCGGATCCGGCGTACCTCGAGGCCGTCGACGCCTGGTACGACCAGCTGATCCCGCGGCTCGCGCCCCTGGAAGCCCAGCACGGCGGCCCGATCGTCGCCGTCCAGATCGAGAACGAGTACGGCAGCTACGGAAACGACACGAGCTACCTCGCCCACCTGCGCGACGGCTTGCGGAGCCGGGGCATGACGAGCCTGCTGTTCGCCGCGGACGGTGCGTCGGACTTCTTCCTGCGCTTCGGTTCCCTGCCGGGCACCTTCGAGGCCGGCACCGGCGACGGCGATCCCGCGTCCGGCCTGGCCGCGCTCAAGGCGTTCCAGCCGGGCAAGCCGGCATTGATGGCGGAGTACTGGGACGGCTGGTTCGACCACTGGGGCGAGCAGCACAACACGCGCGATGCCGCGCAGATGGCGTCCTATGTGGACTCCCTGCTGGCCACCGGCGCGTCGGTCAACCTCTACATGGCCTGCGGCGGCACGAACTTCGGGTTCACCGCCGGGGCCAACACCTCGGGCACCACCTACCAGCCGACCGTGACCAGCTACGACTACGACTCACCGGTCGGCGAGGCGGGCGATCTGGGCGCCAAGTTCGCCGCGCTGCGGCCCGTGCTGACGAAGTACACCGGCGTCGTCGCGCCGGCGCCCGGCCCGTCCGCCCGGCTGGCGGCGCGGACCCTGACGGCTTCGGGTGCGGTGCCGCTGCTGGACTCCCTGGACGCGCTGGCGAAACCGGTGCGGTCCGCGCAGCCGGTGCCGATGGAACGCCTCGGGCAGGCGACCGGCCTGATCCACTACCGCACCGCGGTCCAGGGCCCGCATTCCGGACCGCTGAGCATCCACGGCCTGGCCGACCGGGCACTGGTCTTCGCCGACGGCTCGCCGCTGGGCGTGCTGGACCGCAACCGGCCGGCGGGCACGCTGGACCTGACGCTGACGAAGCCGTCGACCAGGCTGGACATCCTGGTCGACGCGATGGGCCGGGTGAACTACGGCCCCTACCTCGCCGACCGGAAGGGCATCGACGGCTGGGTCGCGATGAGCACCCAGCAGAAGCTGTTCGGCTGGGAGATCCGCCCGCTCCCGCTCGACGACCTGTCGGGCTTGCGCTTCGGCTCCGGCAGCGTCGCGGGCCCGGCGTTCCACCGCTTCACGACCGACATCACGGCCCCCGAAGACGGCTTCGTCGCCCTGCCCGGCTGGGAGAAGGGGGTGGTGTGGCTCAACGGCTTCAACCTCGGCCGCTACTGGAAGATCGGGCCGCAGCGGACCTTGTACGCACCGAAGCCGTTGTGGCGGAAGGGTACGAACTCGATCGTCGTCCTCGAACTGCACGAGCCCGGGCCGACGATCGAGCTCCGCCCGGTGCCGGACCTGGGCTAG